The following coding sequences lie in one Mercenaria mercenaria strain notata chromosome 5, MADL_Memer_1, whole genome shotgun sequence genomic window:
- the LOC123557015 gene encoding uncharacterized protein LOC123557015, which produces MIPIAMLRSVCFENFVKFEGYQVLDFYDDGHVTFIGENGSGKSSVLEGIRRCLKAELSTSVSSLPNTNQMSYFICNFDDGATEDKHVICGIVVIPEHEKKYDKDETENGRFMWFMMYLWGFIVHCWMWLTNSLNKDKQMVKTFYKFVMKKSGPMHVNLMRVTWSTDDDCRIKSVDLNDITSDRFADKRKRFIDAVTKQASAGKDIKKYLGAVFRRNNVLEIKPKQKEQCNDCQKLLETLSTKIVFTFPLRSIGPLQWSESPRIHPNQRKNNYMEAEKRCEIIKCYLEDSDETKFDKDTERDIFKMITQSDDYTFELVDGKIDLPKRKYALLKTPEGILEAKIFSILMSGKQYRTIILEEPDRGMHPQYIDRMMQVISKHKKRVILTTHHTSLITPWSLSNCFVFKRRQEYCHIISGRSIVDAQTNNVNMKTLRLLTSDHVSDILFAKKVLFFEGDSELLFLTEFRRQILADELEHLNIFQNDKESYSKLKASLSELTLVKMNGKGNMTLCHDVCSKDKLKLGHLIIVDRDANEEELKQTQTNLDVNGDKGGAKVHNSGSKLRTKSKDKCEGKEDFEKNQRKPDWSAKRKEQLKARNVFFWLNGDIEDMLIEMSSEKLLNDLRKQNVYLKVKRNGKKGRSKEKLFLHQSVTTKNVTESVKLIFEHCRIQHDLFQLITYLKRENWDTFSD; this is translated from the exons atgataCCAATAGCCATGCTTCGTTCTGTTTGTTTCGAGAACTTTGTGAAGTTTGAGGGGTATCAGGTTTTGGACTTTTATGATGACGGACATGTTACTTTCATTGGAGAAAATGGCTCAGGCAAAAGTTCTGTTTTAGAAGGAATTCGCCGATGCTTGAAAGCAGAGCTAAGTACATCTGTTTCATCGTTGCCTAATACCAATCAGATGTcctattttatttgtaattttgatGATGGTGCGACCGAAGACAAACATGTTATATGTGGCATCGTCGTCATTCCTGAACATGAAAAGAAGTATGATAAAGATGAAACTGAAAATGGACGATTTATGTGGTTTATGATGTATTTATGGGGGTTTATCGTCCATTGTTGGATGTGGCTCACCAACAGCTTAAATAAAG ATAAACAAATGGTCAAAACCTTTTACAAGTTTGTCATGAAGAAGTCTGGACCTATGCATGTCAACCTGATGCGAGTGACTTGGTCAACTGACGATGACTGTCGCATAAAAAGTGTTGATTTAAATGACATAACAAGCGATAGATTTGCGGACAAGAGGAAACGTTTCATCGATGCAGTAACAAAACAAGCGTCGGCAggcaaagatataaaaaaatatttgggtGCCGTTTTTCGTAGAAATAATGTACTGGAAATCAAACCAAAACAAAAGGAACAGTGTAACGACTGCCAGAAATTGCTGGAAACTCTGTCAACTAAAATTGTCTTTACATTTCCGCTGCGTTCAATCGGACCATTACAGTGGTCTGAAAGCCCACGAATTCATCcaaaccaaagaaaaaataattacatgGAGGCGGAAAAAAGATGTGAAATAatcaaatgttatttagaagatTCTGAcgaaacaaaatttgataaagataCAGAAAGggacatttttaaaatgataacacAGTCTGATGACTATACTTTTGAATTAGTCGATGGAAAAATTGATTTACCAAAGAGAAAGTATGCGTTGCTGAAAACTCCAGAGGGAATTCTTGAGGCCAAAATATTTTCTATTCTCATGTCTGGTAAACAATATAGGACAATAATCCTCGAGGAACCAGACAGAGGTATGCACCCGCAGTATATTGATCGGATGATGCAAGTGATCAGTAAACATAAAAAACGTGTGATTCTGACAACGCACCACACATCACTAATAACACCCTGGTCTTTATCAAACTGCTTCGTCTTCAAGCGACGACAAGAATATTGTCATATCATTTCGGGCAGATCTATTGTCGACGCACAAACAAACAATGTTAACATGAAGACATTGCGATTGCTGACGTCAGACCATGTCTCAGATATTCTATTTGCAAAAAAGGTTCTTTTCTTTGAAGGAGATTCAGAATTGTTGTTTTTGACAGAGTTCAGGCGTCAGATATTGGCTGACGAGCTTGAGCATCTCAACATATTCCAAAACGATAAAGAAAGCTACAGCAAGTTGAAAGCATCGCTTTCAGAACTTACTTTGGTGAAAATGAATGGTAAAGGAAATATGACACTTTGTCACGATGTATGTAGTAAAGATAAACTTAAATTAGGTCATCTAATTATTGTTGACCGAGATGCAAATGAAGAAGAACTCAAACAGACACAAACAAACCTAGATGTGAATGGTGACAAAGGTGGTGCAAAAGTGCACAACTCTGGATCTAAACTGCGAACAAAATCAAAAGACAAATGTGAAGGGAAAGAAGATTTCGAAAAGAACCAAAGGAAACCAGACTGGAGTGCTAAAAGAAAAGAACAACTAAAGGCGAGAAACGTGTTCTTTTGGTTAAATGGTGATATTGAAGATATGCTGATAGAAATGTCAAGCGAAAAGTTGCTAAATGATCTTAGAAAGCAAAATGTATACTTGAAAGTGAAACGAAATGGAAAAAAGGGTCGATCTAAGGAGAAACTTTTTCTTCATCAATCTGTTACTacaaaaaatgttacagaaaGTGTAAAACTCATTTTTGAACATTGTAGGATCCAGCATGATCTTTTTCAGTTAATAACATACTTAAAACGAGAGAACTGGGACACATTTTCAGACTGA